In one window of Azospirillaceae bacterium DNA:
- a CDS encoding DUF1622 domain-containing protein: protein MDVRPNPIVPVLAADPNEAASATASAIDHALHGIATAIEITGVGIILVGAIIASVLFLRRGFGAPGWGPAFRGYRANLGRAILLGLELLVAADIVGTVAVTPSFQSLGVLAVIVLIRTFLSFSLEVEIEGHWPWRRRELEGRHGTGERL from the coding sequence ATGGATGTTCGCCCGAACCCGATTGTCCCGGTGCTCGCCGCCGACCCGAACGAGGCGGCGTCCGCGACCGCCAGTGCCATCGACCATGCCCTGCACGGAATTGCGACCGCGATCGAGATCACGGGGGTGGGGATCATCCTTGTCGGCGCGATCATCGCCTCGGTCCTGTTCCTTCGTCGGGGGTTCGGGGCGCCGGGCTGGGGCCCGGCCTTCCGGGGGTACAGGGCCAATCTCGGGCGTGCCATCCTGCTGGGCCTGGAACTGCTGGTCGCGGCCGACATCGTCGGCACGGTGGCGGTGACGCCGTCGTTCCAGTCGCTGGGCGTGCTCGCGGTGATCGTGCTCATCCGCACGTTCCTGAGCTTCTCGCTGGAGGTCGAGATCGAAGGACACTGGCCCTGGCGGCGGCGCGAACTCGAAGGCCGGCACGGAACCGGCGAGCGGCTTTGA
- a CDS encoding plastocyanin/azurin family copper-binding protein, with protein sequence MPAGSVIGRRSVLWAGGCAAGLAPFGMPLPSVAAPVVEIRMRGNADGSKVWYDPVGVLIEPGQILRWINADPGNAHTCTAYHPRNNGHPLRIPDGAEPWDSDYLLPGGTFELRLSVPGVYDYFCIPHEEAGMAGRIVVGRPAGRAEVSADTLPEPARRVVPPVAEIVRRGAVGGVP encoded by the coding sequence TTGCCAGCCGGTAGCGTTATCGGGCGGCGCTCGGTGCTGTGGGCCGGCGGCTGTGCCGCCGGCCTCGCGCCGTTCGGCATGCCCTTGCCCTCGGTGGCCGCTCCGGTGGTCGAGATCCGCATGCGCGGCAACGCCGACGGCTCGAAGGTCTGGTACGACCCGGTCGGGGTGCTGATCGAGCCGGGGCAGATCTTGCGCTGGATCAACGCGGATCCCGGCAACGCGCACACCTGCACCGCCTACCATCCGCGGAACAACGGGCATCCGCTGCGTATCCCGGACGGGGCGGAGCCGTGGGATTCCGACTATCTGCTGCCCGGCGGGACATTCGAGCTGCGGCTCTCGGTCCCCGGCGTCTACGACTATTTCTGCATTCCGCACGAGGAAGCGGGCATGGCGGGACGCATCGTCGTCGGCCGGCCGGCCGGGCGCGCGGAGGTGTCCGCGGACACCCTGCCGGAGCCGGCCCGCCGGGTTGTCCCGCCGGTCGCCGAAATCGTCCGGCGCGGTGCGGTCGGGGGCGTCCCCTGA
- a CDS encoding PA0069 family radical SAM protein: MSDELPDRVRKGRGAVSNRVGRFEAHARARVDDGWGVPDGEDADPPPLATVLGVDASRTILTTNDSPDIPFERSINPYKGCEHGCIYCFARPTHAYLGLSPGLDFETRIFWKPNGPDLLEKALRAPGYTPQMIALGANTDPYQPVERRLGLTRRLLEVLAAHNHPVGIITKSALVLRDLDILAPMSAKGLVTVCLSVTTLDRELARRMEPRASTPARRIAALRELSAAGVRTAVLASPMIPSLTDHELERILEAGAEAGATAANYILLRLPREIADLFDEWLRAHAPDRAERVLSLIRQSRDGELYRGRFGERMSGTGPYAALLARRFDLACKRLGLNKRRWDLRTDLFAPPPRPGDQMRLL; this comes from the coding sequence ATGTCGGACGAGCTTCCCGATCGCGTGCGCAAGGGCCGCGGTGCGGTCTCGAACCGGGTGGGCCGGTTCGAGGCGCATGCCCGTGCCCGGGTGGACGACGGCTGGGGCGTACCGGATGGGGAGGATGCCGATCCCCCGCCGTTGGCGACGGTCCTGGGCGTGGATGCCAGTCGGACGATCCTCACCACGAACGACAGCCCGGACATCCCCTTCGAGCGGTCGATCAACCCGTACAAGGGGTGCGAACACGGCTGCATCTACTGCTTCGCCCGGCCGACCCATGCCTATCTCGGCCTGTCGCCGGGGTTGGATTTCGAGACCCGGATCTTCTGGAAGCCGAACGGGCCGGACCTGCTGGAAAAGGCCCTGCGCGCGCCCGGCTACACGCCGCAGATGATCGCGCTGGGGGCCAACACCGACCCCTACCAGCCGGTGGAGCGGCGCCTGGGCCTGACCCGCCGGCTGCTGGAGGTGCTGGCGGCCCACAACCACCCGGTCGGGATCATCACCAAATCCGCGCTGGTGCTGCGCGACCTGGACATCCTGGCGCCCATGTCGGCCAAGGGCTTGGTGACGGTCTGCCTGTCGGTCACGACGCTGGACCGGGAGCTTGCCCGCCGGATGGAACCGCGGGCCAGCACGCCCGCACGGCGGATCGCGGCCCTGCGCGAGCTGTCGGCCGCGGGCGTGCGCACGGCGGTGCTGGCCTCGCCCATGATCCCGTCGCTGACCGACCACGAGCTGGAACGCATCCTGGAGGCCGGGGCCGAAGCCGGGGCCACGGCGGCCAACTACATCCTGCTGCGCCTGCCGCGGGAGATCGCGGACCTGTTCGACGAGTGGCTGCGCGCCCACGCGCCGGACCGGGCCGAGCGCGTCCTGTCCCTGATCCGGCAGAGCCGCGACGGCGAACTCTACCGCGGCCGCTTCGGCGAGCGGATGAGCGGCACCGGCCCCTACGCCGCCCTGCTGGCCCGGCGCTTCGATCTGGCCTGCAAGCGCCTGGGTCTGAACAAACGCCGCTGGGACCTGCGCACCGACCTGTTCGCCCCGCCGCCCCGGCCCGGGGACCAGATGCGGTTGCTCTAG
- a CDS encoding DUF5602 domain-containing protein, with amino-acid sequence MTIRTILATGLIAGAFVLADVPAQAQSMEQAPPGGAYRKVSELVRLPDFLPGLGTLYVDPGTLPAGPFLAYDRDGRLVSTIYMVPLEDIQAQKRFDNLTSAGANVDHVDMYFNAGHPGVEKPHYHIVLWHVTQADEARVASR; translated from the coding sequence ATGACGATCCGCACAATCCTGGCCACGGGCCTGATCGCCGGCGCATTTGTCCTGGCGGATGTTCCCGCGCAGGCCCAATCCATGGAACAGGCGCCGCCCGGCGGGGCGTACCGGAAGGTCAGCGAGCTTGTCAGGCTGCCGGACTTCCTTCCGGGGCTCGGCACGCTCTACGTCGATCCCGGAACGCTGCCGGCCGGACCCTTCCTCGCCTATGACCGCGACGGCCGGCTGGTCAGCACGATCTACATGGTGCCGCTCGAGGACATCCAGGCGCAGAAGAGGTTCGACAACCTCACGTCGGCCGGAGCCAACGTCGACCACGTCGACATGTATTTCAACGCCGGCCATCCGGGGGTGGAAAAACCCCACTACCACATCGTGCTTTGGCATGTGACCCAGGCGGACGAGGCCCGCGTTGCCAGCCGGTAG
- a CDS encoding RNA polymerase sigma factor, whose translation MDPMGVIRQSATAADGDLVARLRNGEADAFRTLMQRHNQRLFRLARGILRDSADAEDALQDAYVLAFTRMDQFRADSSLATWLGRIVINEALRRLRQRMPMVDRDGDGSTGRGREGQVVPLFPAQQPPATPEEDAARAEIRRVLVRAIDGLPDKFRLVFILREVEQMSIREAASVLGIPEDTVKTRLHRARRMLGRSLRRQLSSDLPGMFPFAGARCARVVSHVMGRLGAQGASAGD comes from the coding sequence ATGGACCCGATGGGCGTGATCCGACAGTCCGCAACCGCAGCCGATGGGGATCTCGTTGCGCGTCTCCGCAACGGGGAGGCCGATGCGTTCCGCACCCTCATGCAGCGGCACAACCAGCGCCTCTTCCGATTGGCGCGGGGCATCCTGCGGGACTCCGCCGATGCCGAAGACGCGCTCCAGGATGCCTACGTCCTCGCCTTCACCCGCATGGACCAGTTCCGTGCGGACTCCAGCCTGGCGACCTGGCTCGGGCGCATCGTCATCAACGAGGCGCTCCGGCGGCTCCGGCAAAGGATGCCCATGGTGGACCGCGACGGCGATGGATCCACCGGCAGGGGACGGGAGGGCCAGGTGGTCCCCTTGTTCCCGGCCCAGCAGCCGCCCGCCACGCCGGAAGAGGATGCGGCACGTGCCGAGATCCGGCGCGTGCTGGTGCGTGCGATCGACGGTCTGCCCGACAAGTTCCGGCTGGTCTTCATCCTACGCGAGGTCGAGCAGATGAGCATCCGGGAGGCCGCTTCGGTCCTTGGCATCCCCGAGGACACCGTCAAAACGCGCCTGCACCGGGCCCGCCGCATGCTCGGCCGCAGCCTCCGCCGGCAACTTTCGTCGGACCTGCCCGGCATGTTCCCGTTCGCCGGCGCGCGTTGTGCGCGTGTGGTTTCGCATGTGATGGGGCGCCTGGGGGCGCAGGGGGCATCGGCCGGTGACTAG
- a CDS encoding ribonuclease HII, whose translation MPNTRTKTIRSRPDLSLERLHAPAPARVCGLDEVGRGPLAGPVVAAAVLLPDVHDPHGGLPADIAARIDDSKKVPAARRAELATAIRAHARVGVALADVAEIDALNILHASMLAMCRAVEGLGVAPDLALVDGNRAPPGLACRCVTVVKGDARSLSIAAASIVAKVERDRIMAELAQNHPDYGWDRNAGYPTAEHLRALRERGPTPHHRRSFAPVEQWPLTL comes from the coding sequence ATGCCCAACACCCGTACCAAAACCATCCGCTCCCGGCCGGACCTGTCGCTGGAACGCCTGCACGCCCCGGCACCGGCGCGTGTGTGCGGACTGGACGAGGTGGGCCGCGGGCCGCTGGCCGGCCCGGTGGTGGCCGCGGCCGTGCTGCTGCCCGATGTGCACGACCCGCACGGCGGCCTGCCGGCGGACATCGCCGCCCGGATCGACGACAGCAAGAAGGTCCCTGCCGCCCGCCGGGCGGAGTTGGCCACCGCGATCCGCGCCCACGCCCGCGTCGGCGTGGCGCTGGCGGATGTCGCCGAGATCGACGCGCTGAACATCCTGCACGCCAGCATGCTGGCCATGTGCCGCGCGGTGGAGGGGCTGGGCGTCGCACCCGACTTGGCGCTGGTGGACGGGAACCGGGCGCCGCCCGGCTTGGCCTGCCGCTGCGTCACGGTGGTGAAAGGCGACGCCCGGTCCCTGTCCATCGCCGCCGCGTCCATCGTGGCGAAAGTCGAGCGCGACCGGATCATGGCCGAACTGGCGCAAAACCACCCGGATTACGGGTGGGACCGCAATGCCGGCTATCCAACCGCAGAGCATTTGCGCGCATTGCGCGAACGGGGACCTACGCCGCACCACCGGCGATCTTTTGCACCGGTTGAACAATGGCCCCTAACATTATGA
- a CDS encoding glycoside hydrolase family 15 protein gives MADAVHRRGGIERPRRDAGAALRPASDETAYPPIADYAAIGDCRSVALVSRQGSIDWLCLPDISSPSVFAALLDRRRGGRFAVRPVSPFATERRYTEGTNVLETVFTTSSGRVRVTDLVGLKVEGDARLDPEREILRIVEGLEGEVDVEILFQPRPDYGRASVRLSRRGTLGWACEHRGEILLLRGGTALEPVANGTSLRGCMVVRAGMECVLSLVYANRDILVLPPLEEAGRRLAETVGWWADWSGRCRYDGPYRAAVLRSALALKLLTYSQSGAVMAAATTSLPEAIGAGRNWDYRFCWLRDASTTLQVFFDLGYRGEGEAFLEWLLHSTRLTRPRLDILYDAFGRSDVRGAELDHLEGYRGSRPVRVGNDAVKQFQLDVYGSVVDGAFLFAERGGRLDYAEQNMLRQFGRIVCERWREPDNGIWEIGGPPRHYVHSKLMCWVALDRLVRLHEAGRLKVPADVYRRERDAIREAIETRGFDPARRCYVGVLDEGWLDAAVLTMARLGYRDARDPRIVSTLQRLMSDLGDGGLVRRYGDGYDRIPTREGAFGMCSFWTVELLALQGRIDEAHRLFQRVLAMGNDVGLLAEEFDPASGEALGNIPQAYTHAGLVSAALALCQAERRAAGCGSPGGRPC, from the coding sequence ATGGCCGATGCCGTGCACCGCAGAGGCGGGATCGAACGGCCGCGGCGGGATGCCGGGGCCGCCCTGCGGCCGGCCTCGGACGAGACGGCCTACCCTCCCATCGCCGACTACGCCGCCATCGGCGATTGCCGATCGGTGGCGCTGGTGTCGCGCCAGGGCTCCATCGACTGGCTGTGCCTGCCGGACATATCGAGCCCCTCGGTGTTCGCGGCCCTGCTCGACCGTCGGCGCGGCGGCCGCTTCGCGGTCAGGCCGGTGTCTCCCTTCGCCACCGAGCGTCGTTACACCGAGGGGACCAACGTCCTGGAAACCGTCTTCACCACCTCCTCCGGACGGGTGCGGGTCACCGACCTCGTGGGCCTGAAGGTGGAGGGCGATGCCCGTCTCGATCCCGAGCGCGAAATCCTGCGCATCGTCGAGGGCCTGGAGGGCGAAGTCGATGTCGAGATCCTGTTCCAGCCCCGGCCCGATTATGGACGCGCCTCGGTCCGGCTGTCGCGACGGGGCACGCTGGGCTGGGCGTGCGAACACCGCGGCGAAATCCTCCTCCTGCGCGGCGGCACGGCGTTGGAGCCGGTTGCGAACGGGACCTCACTGCGCGGATGCATGGTGGTCCGCGCGGGTATGGAATGCGTGCTGTCCCTTGTCTACGCCAACCGCGACATCCTCGTGCTGCCGCCGCTCGAAGAGGCCGGCCGGCGGCTGGCGGAGACGGTCGGCTGGTGGGCGGACTGGAGTGGCCGGTGCCGCTACGACGGCCCGTACCGGGCCGCGGTCCTGCGCAGCGCGCTGGCACTCAAGCTCCTCACCTACAGTCAATCGGGGGCGGTGATGGCGGCGGCCACGACCTCGCTGCCCGAAGCCATCGGCGCCGGTCGGAACTGGGACTACCGCTTCTGCTGGCTGCGCGACGCGTCCACGACGCTCCAGGTGTTCTTCGACCTCGGCTATCGGGGCGAGGGGGAGGCGTTCCTGGAATGGCTGCTCCACTCCACCCGCCTGACCCGGCCGCGGCTCGACATCCTCTACGACGCCTTCGGGCGTTCGGATGTGAGGGGCGCCGAACTGGACCATCTGGAGGGCTACCGGGGGTCCCGGCCGGTCCGCGTCGGCAACGACGCCGTCAAGCAGTTCCAACTCGACGTCTATGGCTCCGTCGTCGATGGCGCGTTCCTGTTCGCCGAGCGTGGTGGCAGGCTGGACTATGCCGAGCAGAACATGCTGCGGCAGTTCGGACGGATCGTCTGCGAGCGATGGCGCGAACCCGACAACGGGATTTGGGAGATCGGCGGCCCGCCCCGCCACTACGTGCATTCCAAGCTGATGTGCTGGGTGGCGCTGGACCGGCTGGTGCGCCTGCACGAGGCGGGCCGGCTCAAGGTGCCGGCCGACGTGTACCGCCGCGAACGGGATGCGATCCGGGAGGCGATCGAGACACGCGGCTTCGACCCCGCGCGCCGGTGCTATGTCGGCGTTCTGGACGAGGGTTGGCTCGATGCCGCCGTGCTGACGATGGCGCGGCTCGGCTACCGGGACGCCCGCGACCCGCGGATCGTCTCCACCCTCCAGCGGTTGATGTCCGACCTCGGCGATGGGGGACTGGTGCGCCGGTACGGCGACGGGTACGACCGGATCCCCACCCGCGAGGGTGCGTTCGGGATGTGCAGCTTCTGGACGGTCGAGCTGCTGGCGCTCCAGGGCCGGATCGACGAGGCGCACCGCCTTTTCCAACGCGTGCTCGCGATGGGCAACGATGTCGGGCTGCTGGCGGAGGAGTTCGATCCCGCGAGCGGCGAGGCGCTGGGGAACATCCCGCAGGCCTACACCCACGCCGGTCTCGTGTCGGCGGCCCTCGCCCTGTGCCAAGCGGAGAGGAGGGCCGCCGGCTGCGGATCCCCGGGAGGCCGGCCGTGCTGA
- a CDS encoding site-specific DNA-methyltransferase, whose protein sequence is MSADSSLIEPNRILVGDCIDLMRRMPARSVDLVFADPPYNLQLAGDLTRPNQSRVDGVDDDWDKFQDFATYDRFTRDWLAAARHVLKDDGGLWVIGSYHNIFRVGAILQDLGFWILNDVVWRKTNPMPNFRGRRFTNAHETLIWAAKDKDARYCFNYEAMKRLNDDLQMRSDWTLPICTGEERLKDGTGRKVHPTQKPEALLYRVLLSSTEPGDLVLDPFFGTGTTGAVAKQLGRKWIGLERDHTYARAAQARIEDVRPVEDTQALSVERKRAEPRIPFGSLVERGLVPPGTELSDPFRRVRAKVRADGTLVATSRFGDHKGSIHQVGAAVQGLPACNGWTFWHLERAGQMVPIDTLRSQIRAELH, encoded by the coding sequence ATGAGTGCCGATTCGTCCCTGATTGAACCGAACCGCATCCTGGTCGGCGACTGCATCGACCTGATGCGCCGCATGCCCGCCCGGTCGGTCGACCTCGTGTTCGCGGACCCGCCGTACAACCTGCAGCTTGCGGGCGACCTGACGCGCCCGAACCAGAGCCGGGTCGACGGCGTCGACGACGACTGGGACAAGTTCCAGGACTTCGCCACCTACGACCGCTTCACCCGCGACTGGTTGGCCGCCGCACGGCATGTGCTGAAGGACGACGGCGGCCTATGGGTGATCGGCAGCTACCACAACATCTTCCGCGTCGGCGCCATCCTGCAGGACCTGGGGTTCTGGATCCTGAACGACGTGGTCTGGCGCAAGACCAACCCGATGCCGAATTTCCGCGGCCGGCGCTTCACCAATGCGCACGAAACCCTGATCTGGGCCGCCAAGGACAAGGACGCGCGCTACTGCTTCAACTACGAGGCCATGAAGCGCCTCAACGACGATTTACAGATGCGCAGCGACTGGACCTTGCCGATCTGCACCGGCGAGGAACGGCTGAAGGACGGGACCGGCCGCAAGGTGCACCCGACGCAGAAGCCGGAAGCCCTGCTCTACCGCGTGCTGCTGTCGTCCACCGAACCCGGCGACCTTGTGCTCGACCCGTTCTTCGGCACCGGGACCACCGGGGCGGTCGCCAAGCAACTGGGCCGCAAGTGGATCGGGCTGGAGCGCGACCACACCTATGCCCGCGCCGCCCAGGCCCGGATCGAGGACGTGCGCCCGGTCGAGGACACCCAGGCCCTGTCGGTCGAGCGCAAACGGGCCGAACCCCGCATCCCCTTCGGCTCGCTGGTCGAACGCGGGCTGGTGCCGCCGGGCACGGAACTGTCGGACCCGTTCCGCCGGGTGCGCGCCAAGGTCCGGGCCGACGGCACGCTGGTGGCGACCAGCCGCTTCGGCGACCACAAGGGTTCGATCCACCAGGTGGGCGCCGCCGTCCAGGGCCTGCCGGCCTGCAACGGCTGGACCTTCTGGCATCTGGAGCGGGCCGGCCAGATGGTGCCGATCGACACCCTGCGCAGCCAGATCCGGGCCGAGCTGCACTGA
- the moaB gene encoding molybdenum cofactor biosynthesis protein B has protein sequence MGRIDETRPFIPVRIAVLTVSDTRTPDTDTSGNALVERIGAAGHTVADRAIVKDDVAAIAARLRAWIADPEVDAVITTGGTGVTGRDVTPEAFAEVCEKDIPGFGELFRWLSYQKIGTSTIQSRATAGVAGGTYLFALPGSTSAVRDGWDLILKDQLDNRHRPCNFVELMPRLQEHRKPGR, from the coding sequence ATGGGACGAATTGACGAAACCCGCCCCTTCATTCCGGTCCGCATCGCGGTCCTGACGGTCTCCGACACGCGCACGCCGGACACCGACACGTCCGGCAATGCGCTGGTGGAGCGGATCGGGGCGGCGGGCCACACGGTGGCCGACCGCGCGATCGTCAAGGACGATGTCGCCGCCATCGCGGCCCGGCTGCGCGCCTGGATCGCCGACCCGGAGGTGGATGCGGTGATCACCACCGGCGGCACCGGGGTGACCGGCCGCGACGTCACGCCGGAAGCCTTCGCCGAGGTCTGCGAAAAGGACATCCCCGGCTTCGGCGAGCTGTTCCGCTGGCTCAGCTACCAGAAGATCGGGACGTCGACGATCCAGAGCCGGGCGACCGCCGGGGTGGCGGGCGGCACCTACCTGTTCGCCCTGCCCGGCAGCACCAGCGCCGTGCGCGACGGTTGGGACCTGATCCTCAAGGACCAGTTGGACAACCGCCACCGGCCCTGCAACTTCGTCGAACTGATGCCCCGCCTTCAGGAGCACCGGAAGCCGGGACGGTGA